In Glycine max cultivar Williams 82 chromosome 7, Glycine_max_v4.0, whole genome shotgun sequence, a single window of DNA contains:
- the LOC100779250 gene encoding GDSL esterase/lipase At5g45960, whose amino-acid sequence MEASNSHSFRSRVHLFVLFLLCFVVTIEANLKKKVPAFYVFGDSTVDSGNNNFIDTAFRSDFPPYGRDFVNQAPTGRFTNGKLGTDFVASYLGLKELVPPYLDPNLSDKELVTGVSFASAGSGFDPLTPMLGNVIPIAKQLEYFKEYKQRLEGMLGKKRTEYHINNALFFISAGTNDYVINYFSLPIRRKTYTTPLTYGHFLLQHIKDFIQNLWKEGARKIALVGVPPMGCLPIMITLNSHNVFLERGCVDKYSAVARDHNMMLQQELFLMQLNFSNNNPASAKISYLDIYGPLDDMIQAHQNLGFDAVDRGCCGSGYIEATFLCNGVSYVCSDPSKFVFWDSIHPTEKAYYDLFMAARPKIDALING is encoded by the exons ATGGAAGCCTCTAACTCACATTCGTTTCGCTCTCGTGTGCACCTTTTTGTGCTTTTCTTGTTATGTTTTGTGGTCACAATTGAAGCTAATTTAAAGAAGAAGGTCCCAGCCTTTTATGTGTTTGGAGACTCCACAGTAGACTCAGGAAACAACAACTTCATAGACACGGCTTTCAGAAGCGATTTTCCTCCCTATGGTAGAGATTTTGTTAACCAAGCTCCCACGGGAAGGTTCACAAATGGGAAGCTTGGCACTGATTTTGTAG CTTCATATTTAGGCCTAAAAGAGTTGGTGCCACCATATTTGGATCCAAATCTCAGTGACAAAGAACTTGTAACTGGTGTCAGTTTTGCCTCTGCTGGTTCTGGCTTTGACCCTCTCACTCCAATGCTGGGA AATGTAATTCCAATAGCAAAGCAGTTGGAATATTTCAAAGAATACAAACAGAGGTTAGAGGGTATGCTTGGCAAGAAAAGAACCGAATATCACATAAACAatgctttatttttcatcaGCGCGGGCACAAATGACTacgtcattaattatttttcgttGCCAATACGAAGAAAGACCTACACCACCCCCTTAACCTACGGGCACTTCTTGCTTCAACACATAAAAGATTTCATACAG AATTTATGGAAAGAAGGTGCACgaaaaatagctttggttggAGTACCTCCAATGGGATGCTTGCCGATCATGATCACCTTGAATTCCCATAATGTATTTCTCGAACGTGGTTGTGTGGACAAGTATTCCGCTGTTGCAAGAGATCACAATATGATGCTTCAACAGGAATTGTTCTTAATGCAACTAAATTTCTCTAATAATAACCCTGCCAGTGCTAAAATCTCTTACCTCGACATATATGGACCCTTGGACGACATGATTCAAGCGCATCAAAATCTAG GTTTTGATGCGGTTGATCGTGGCTGTTGTGGAAGTGGTTACATCGAAGCAACTTTTTTGTGTAATGGGGTTTCATACGTGTGCTCTGATCCATCTAAGTTTGTCTTCTGGGATTCAATACACCCTACGGAGAAGGCATACTATGACCTATTTATGGCAGCCCGTCCCAAAATTGATGCCCTTATCAATGGCTAG